Proteins from a single region of Pseudodesulfovibrio portus:
- a CDS encoding peptidylprolyl isomerase — MKYAHTLLLAAALLCGLFLAAPATEASAAGPNPVVIMETSMGRIIVMLSPKDAPKTVENFLKYVDAGFYDKTVFHRVIKQKVRPGSITKAKSKNDSMNIVQGGGFNLQMMKKTPLYPPLVNEAAIGLLNTKGTIAMARTDAPDSATSEFFFNMEDNPVLDRKQTFSKVGVGNFNANTQAGYCAFGKVIRGMDVIEKIHGIRTISRGRMDDVPVDTVILKKAYRAK, encoded by the coding sequence ATGAAATACGCGCACACCCTGCTCCTGGCCGCCGCCCTGCTCTGCGGCCTGTTCCTGGCGGCCCCCGCCACCGAAGCCTCCGCCGCCGGGCCCAACCCGGTGGTCATCATGGAGACCTCCATGGGCCGCATCATCGTCATGCTCTCGCCCAAGGACGCGCCCAAGACCGTGGAGAATTTCCTCAAGTACGTGGACGCCGGGTTCTACGACAAGACCGTGTTCCACAGGGTGATCAAGCAGAAGGTGCGCCCGGGCAGCATCACCAAGGCGAAATCGAAGAACGATTCCATGAACATCGTCCAGGGCGGCGGCTTCAACCTGCAGATGATGAAAAAGACGCCCCTGTACCCGCCCCTGGTCAACGAGGCCGCCATCGGACTGCTCAACACCAAGGGCACCATCGCCATGGCCCGGACCGACGCGCCCGACTCGGCCACAAGCGAGTTCTTCTTCAACATGGAAGACAATCCGGTCCTGGACAGGAAGCAGACCTTCTCCAAGGTGGGGGTCGGCAATTTCAATGCGAACACCCAGGCGGGCTACTGCGCCTTCGGCAAGGTCATCCGGGGCATGGACGTGATCGAGAAGATCCACGGCATCCGGACCATCAGCCGGGGCCGGATGGATGACGTGCCGGTGGACACCGTGATCCTCAAGAAGGCCTACAGGGCGAAATAG
- the aroE gene encoding shikimate dehydrogenase produces MKSFGIIGWPLGHTMSPTLHNWGFEQLGIDAGYAAWPVSPDDLGPFMGQVRTRPISGLSVTIPHKQAVMAFLDRMTDRARSVGAVNTLYWDGEDLCGENTDVLGVIAPLKGLDSLPASAIVLGAGGAARAALAGFRELGIPHLGVANRTRSKAERLAADFGATCVDWDHRMDAEWGLICNTTPLGMSGDMADATPWDRDRFSPGAIAYDIVYNPLQTRFLREAAQAGCATISGLEMFLHQGLAQFRLWTGRDMNENGARALLLDALNA; encoded by the coding sequence ATGAAAAGTTTCGGCATCATCGGCTGGCCCCTGGGCCACACCATGAGCCCGACCCTGCACAACTGGGGGTTCGAGCAGCTCGGCATCGACGCCGGCTACGCGGCCTGGCCGGTGTCGCCTGACGACCTCGGCCCGTTCATGGGGCAGGTCCGCACCCGGCCCATCTCGGGCCTGTCCGTGACTATCCCGCACAAGCAGGCGGTCATGGCCTTTCTCGACCGGATGACCGACCGGGCCAGGTCCGTGGGCGCGGTGAACACGCTTTACTGGGACGGCGAAGACCTGTGCGGCGAGAACACCGACGTTCTCGGCGTCATCGCCCCGCTCAAGGGACTGGACTCGCTCCCCGCCTCGGCCATCGTGCTGGGTGCGGGCGGCGCGGCGCGTGCCGCCCTGGCCGGATTCAGGGAACTCGGCATCCCCCACCTCGGCGTGGCCAACCGGACCCGGTCCAAGGCGGAGCGGCTGGCCGCAGATTTCGGCGCGACCTGCGTCGACTGGGACCACCGCATGGACGCGGAGTGGGGGTTGATCTGCAACACCACGCCGCTGGGCATGTCCGGCGACATGGCGGACGCCACGCCCTGGGACCGCGACCGGTTCTCCCCGGGGGCCATCGCCTACGACATCGTGTACAACCCGCTTCAAACCCGATTCCTGCGCGAGGCCGCCCAGGCCGGGTGCGCGACCATCTCCGGGCTGGAGATGTTCCTGCACCAGGGGTTGGCCCAGTTCCGTCTGTGGACCGGTCGGGACATGAATGAAAACGGCGCCCGGGCACTGTTGCTCGACGCCCTGAACGCATAA
- a CDS encoding ACP S-malonyltransferase, whose amino-acid sequence MTKTGILFPGQGSQEKGMGRDVAEQDASALDLWKLAEKESGLPLREIFWDGEAADMADTRALQPALTVVNLTLWLAVKDKLAPAATAGHSLGEFASLAASGVLSPGDTIKAVALRGKLMAESGGAGHGMAAVVKLAQDKVEDIVARAVKDSGRELRIANYNTPAQFVISGEQGGLDSAEALVKEAKGRAIRLAVSGAFHSPLIQEAADEFAAFLETLSWNAPAFPVFHNATALPEPDPDAVKSIMQRQMTSSVLWIQTMQAMFATGVRRFVEVGPKGVLFKMLKANLGSEEEKWSGLNVGTLAQAREI is encoded by the coding sequence ATGACCAAGACCGGCATACTCTTCCCCGGACAGGGGTCCCAGGAAAAAGGCATGGGCCGCGACGTGGCCGAACAGGACGCGTCCGCCCTGGACCTTTGGAAACTGGCGGAAAAGGAGTCCGGCCTGCCCCTGCGCGAGATTTTCTGGGACGGCGAGGCCGCCGACATGGCCGACACCCGAGCCCTCCAGCCCGCCCTGACCGTGGTCAACCTGACCCTGTGGCTGGCCGTGAAGGACAAGCTCGCCCCGGCGGCCACTGCCGGGCACTCGCTGGGCGAATTCGCCTCCCTGGCCGCGTCCGGCGTGCTCAGCCCCGGCGACACCATCAAGGCCGTGGCCCTGCGCGGCAAGCTGATGGCCGAATCCGGCGGCGCGGGCCACGGCATGGCCGCCGTGGTCAAGCTGGCTCAGGACAAGGTGGAGGATATCGTGGCCCGGGCCGTGAAGGATTCCGGCAGGGAGCTGCGCATCGCCAACTACAACACCCCGGCCCAGTTCGTCATTTCCGGCGAGCAGGGAGGGCTGGACAGTGCCGAGGCGCTGGTCAAGGAGGCCAAGGGGCGGGCCATCCGGCTGGCCGTGTCCGGGGCCTTCCACTCCCCGCTCATTCAGGAGGCCGCCGACGAATTCGCCGCCTTCCTGGAAACGCTTTCCTGGAACGCGCCCGCCTTCCCGGTGTTCCACAACGCCACGGCCCTGCCCGAGCCGGACCCCGATGCCGTCAAGAGCATCATGCAGCGGCAGATGACCTCGTCCGTGCTCTGGATCCAGACCATGCAGGCCATGTTCGCCACCGGCGTACGACGGTTCGTCGAGGTCGGCCCCAAGGGCGTGCTCTTCAAGATGCTCAAGGCCAACCTCGGCTCCGAAGAGGAGAAGTGGTCCGGCCTCAACGTGGGCACCCTGGCACAGGCCCGGGAAATCTAG
- a CDS encoding HIT family protein encodes MAPTDSECIFCKIVAGEIPCAKVYETESCLAFLDIAPVSGGHALVLPKGHYPTLMDIPAELGGELLQALSRVGKAVMEATGADGLNLMQNNFEAAGQLVHHAHYHLIPRFADDGLRLWPQSPYEDPDEMGRLAVKIADLAK; translated from the coding sequence ATGGCGCCAACGGATTCCGAATGCATTTTTTGCAAGATAGTCGCCGGGGAGATCCCCTGCGCAAAGGTTTATGAAACGGAGTCCTGCCTGGCCTTTCTGGACATCGCTCCCGTGAGCGGGGGGCACGCCCTGGTTTTACCCAAGGGCCACTACCCGACGCTCATGGACATCCCGGCCGAGCTGGGTGGAGAGCTGCTCCAGGCCCTGTCCAGGGTCGGCAAGGCGGTCATGGAGGCGACAGGGGCCGACGGGCTGAACCTCATGCAGAACAACTTCGAGGCAGCCGGGCAGCTGGTGCATCACGCGCACTACCATCTCATTCCGCGGTTTGCGGACGACGGCCTGCGGCTGTGGCCCCAGTCCCCGTACGAGGACCCGGACGAGATGGGGAGGCTCGCGGTGAAAATCGCGGACCTTGCCAAGTAA
- a CDS encoding integration host factor subunit alpha, with the protein MSTLTKAGIVDYIYERTDKNRAEIKDLVETILEIMKSAVKKDHALLISGFGKFEAYDKRARKGRNPQTTQTITLPPRKVVVFRLSRKFRAELNP; encoded by the coding sequence ATGAGCACCCTCACCAAAGCCGGCATCGTGGATTACATCTACGAACGCACCGACAAAAACCGAGCCGAAATCAAGGACCTGGTGGAAACCATCCTTGAGATCATGAAGAGCGCCGTCAAGAAGGACCACGCCCTTCTGATTTCCGGCTTCGGCAAGTTTGAAGCGTATGACAAGCGCGCCCGCAAGGGCCGCAATCCCCAGACGACACAGACCATCACCCTGCCCCCGCGCAAGGTGGTCGTCTTCCGTCTGTCCCGGAAGTTCCGCGCCGAACTGAATCCCTAG
- a CDS encoding SPOR domain-containing protein: MNKKIFLLIVLVAAVLALSGCFRKSIDSGQPVKRPASQDEPGPAKEPGIISETYTVGGEEPPVIEETHEVGADRPEVIDESFDVKPAENDGPIEVEAAVEETDRPDVGGDDLAEEALPAPEAAQEPAAQPETAVVDPEAKAAFEPVADPEDEQVMAMEPAETDPEPPSTAMPVIVETGPYYVQVGAFSDLENANKVLAGLLADGYKGSMLEKTDNGMYRVHAGAFENTDDAAVALEDLKTAFPNGFVLKVE; the protein is encoded by the coding sequence ATGAACAAAAAGATATTCCTGCTGATCGTGCTGGTCGCAGCGGTCCTGGCGCTGTCCGGCTGTTTCCGCAAATCCATCGACTCCGGGCAACCGGTAAAGCGGCCCGCGTCCCAGGACGAGCCCGGGCCCGCCAAGGAGCCCGGCATCATCTCCGAGACCTACACCGTGGGCGGGGAAGAGCCGCCGGTCATCGAGGAGACCCACGAGGTGGGTGCGGACCGGCCCGAGGTCATCGACGAATCATTCGACGTGAAGCCCGCAGAGAACGACGGCCCCATCGAGGTGGAGGCGGCGGTCGAGGAAACCGACCGGCCGGACGTCGGCGGGGATGACCTGGCCGAGGAAGCCCTGCCCGCGCCCGAAGCCGCACAGGAGCCCGCCGCACAGCCCGAGACGGCCGTGGTCGATCCCGAGGCCAAGGCCGCCTTCGAGCCCGTGGCCGACCCCGAGGACGAACAGGTCATGGCCATGGAGCCCGCCGAAACGGACCCGGAACCGCCGTCGACCGCAATGCCGGTCATCGTCGAAACCGGCCCGTACTATGTGCAGGTGGGCGCGTTCTCGGACCTGGAGAACGCCAACAAGGTCCTGGCCGGGCTGTTGGCCGACGGGTACAAGGGGTCCATGCTCGAAAAGACCGACAACGGCATGTACCGCGTGCACGCCGGGGCCTTTGAGAACACGGACGACGCGGCAGTGGCCCTCGAGGACCTCAAGACCGCCTTCCCCAACGGATTCGTGCTCAAGGTCGAGTAA
- a CDS encoding Crp/Fnr family transcriptional regulator: MNIGDVNFEEITLFKGMPAASLDKVRAIFGVRSLDAGENLITEGEPGDEMFILVSGRVRISKSMLMEGMDLPLMEVGNLRKVLATVDESSYPIFGEIALIDRDTRSATIHVLEPSHFLVTDRARFFDLLDREPAIGNKLFAALARRMAATIRNSNSELVKLSTALALALSRCGARP; encoded by the coding sequence ATGAACATAGGCGACGTGAACTTCGAGGAAATCACCCTGTTCAAGGGCATGCCCGCCGCCTCCCTGGACAAGGTCCGGGCCATCTTCGGCGTCCGCTCCCTGGACGCGGGGGAAAACCTGATCACCGAGGGCGAGCCGGGCGACGAGATGTTCATCCTCGTCAGCGGCCGGGTGCGCATCTCGAAATCCATGCTCATGGAGGGCATGGACCTGCCCCTCATGGAGGTGGGCAACCTGCGCAAGGTCCTGGCCACGGTGGACGAATCGTCCTACCCCATCTTCGGCGAAATCGCGCTCATCGACCGGGACACGCGCTCGGCAACCATCCACGTGCTGGAGCCGTCCCACTTCCTGGTCACGGACCGCGCCCGGTTTTTCGACCTCCTCGACCGCGAACCGGCCATCGGCAACAAGCTCTTCGCCGCCCTGGCGCGGCGCATGGCCGCCACCATCCGCAATTCCAACTCCGAGCTGGTCAAGCTGTCCACCGCCCTGGCCCTGGCCCTGAGCCGGTGCGGCGCAAGGCCCTGA
- a CDS encoding potassium channel family protein, translating to MIKVDDLHALTPLRDAALSWSRTPFGKLTLLIFGLLILATTGFWFFESGPEGNARDAFGAFWWAVVTLTTVGYGDMVPATAGGKIMGVVVMVCGIGLVSTLTGNLASMLVEHKARKRKGLLKVNLTKHVIIVGWSDFGLELVQALRDNGVLGPGDTHLVLVNSLGTEERESLAQRLDMGERLHFVWGEVTQEATLLKARPDRASVVYLLSQTTDKPAKDADQESLYAALALRELAPQVPLYGEVALPENRKHLLRAGVNEILVHGQLTSLVLGLMGANPSMWTMLQEMLGMRGHNHMEFKPLTGDEKALDWGGLMARFREDGRLPLALCQMSRQLSLEDVLDDGSALDRFILELFESSGQETRIGDTGPRVLANPPDSEKLDQFDAVLFLKPGAAR from the coding sequence ATGATAAAGGTGGACGACTTGCACGCTCTCACGCCCCTGCGCGACGCGGCCCTTTCCTGGAGCCGCACCCCATTCGGGAAACTGACCCTGCTCATTTTCGGCCTGCTGATCCTGGCCACGACCGGGTTCTGGTTCTTCGAGTCCGGTCCGGAGGGCAACGCCCGGGACGCCTTCGGCGCGTTCTGGTGGGCCGTGGTCACGCTGACCACCGTGGGCTACGGGGACATGGTCCCGGCCACGGCGGGCGGCAAGATCATGGGCGTGGTGGTCATGGTCTGCGGCATCGGCCTGGTCTCCACCCTGACAGGCAACCTGGCTTCCATGCTCGTGGAGCACAAGGCCAGAAAGCGCAAGGGGCTCTTGAAGGTGAACCTGACAAAACACGTCATCATCGTGGGCTGGAGCGATTTCGGCCTGGAACTGGTACAGGCCCTGCGCGACAACGGCGTGCTCGGCCCGGGCGACACCCACCTGGTCCTGGTCAACTCCCTGGGGACCGAAGAGCGGGAGAGCCTGGCCCAGCGCCTGGACATGGGCGAACGCCTGCATTTCGTCTGGGGCGAGGTCACCCAGGAGGCCACCCTGCTCAAGGCCCGGCCCGACCGCGCCTCGGTGGTCTACCTGCTGTCCCAGACCACGGACAAACCCGCCAAGGACGCGGACCAGGAATCCCTGTACGCGGCCCTGGCCCTGCGCGAGCTGGCCCCCCAGGTGCCGCTCTACGGCGAGGTGGCCCTGCCCGAGAACCGCAAGCACCTGCTGCGCGCCGGGGTCAACGAAATCCTGGTCCACGGCCAGCTGACCAGCCTGGTCCTCGGCCTCATGGGGGCCAACCCGTCCATGTGGACCATGCTCCAGGAGATGCTCGGCATGCGCGGCCACAACCACATGGAATTCAAGCCGCTGACCGGCGACGAGAAGGCCCTCGACTGGGGCGGGCTCATGGCCCGGTTCCGGGAGGACGGACGCCTGCCCCTGGCCCTGTGCCAGATGTCCAGACAGCTCTCCCTCGAGGACGTGCTCGACGACGGCTCGGCCCTGGACCGGTTCATCCTCGAGCTGTTCGAGTCCTCGGGCCAGGAGACGCGCATCGGCGACACCGGCCCGCGCGTGCTGGCCAACCCGCCGGATTCCGAGAAACTGGACCAGTTCGACGCCGTGCTGTTCCTCAAGCCGGGAGCCGCGCGATGA
- a CDS encoding protein kinase domain-containing protein, whose product MHIGRYEIRGLLGRGGMGAVYKAAMPVTGRIVALKVLKAAEIMEDLVGEEALREMFFKEAAAMASISHANVAAILDVDQGGEDSPPHFTMEYYCGNLGVLMGETYEVEKPSRRLGVEASLHVAREMLSGLDRLHYEGIVHRDVKPFNVMLAEDEGGTGTVKLIDFGLSKLRGETPVRHKGMVVGSPYYTAPEQEADPDAADARSDIFSVGVTLFRMLTGMLPGEGAKRRSVCDIHGDLDCGWDDFFDRALAPAPADRFSDAMDMIKAVDRLEADWRAKKDATCSAADLLFEPERHAPDWRPRSEPIKVNSKSARAYFDLDELWRPNEYGFARFEDRGDGVVRDTVTGLAWEKFGSRYPLTWERAHAHVARLNRNGYAGRSDWRLPTVDELTTLFTGRTEPGEFCMEPAFDPRKSRLWSADAKAFTAAWYADAELGFVWWQDRTCRFFARAVCGA is encoded by the coding sequence ATGCATATAGGTAGGTACGAAATTCGCGGACTGCTCGGCAGGGGCGGCATGGGCGCGGTCTACAAGGCGGCCATGCCCGTGACCGGCCGCATCGTGGCCCTGAAGGTGCTCAAGGCGGCGGAGATCATGGAGGACCTGGTGGGCGAGGAAGCCCTCAGGGAGATGTTCTTCAAGGAGGCCGCGGCCATGGCCTCCATCAGCCACGCCAACGTGGCCGCCATCCTGGACGTGGACCAGGGCGGGGAGGACTCGCCGCCGCATTTCACCATGGAGTATTACTGCGGCAACCTCGGCGTGCTCATGGGCGAGACCTACGAGGTGGAGAAGCCCTCCCGACGGCTGGGGGTGGAAGCCTCCCTGCACGTGGCCCGGGAGATGCTGTCCGGCCTGGACCGGCTCCACTACGAGGGCATCGTGCACCGCGACGTGAAGCCGTTCAACGTCATGCTGGCCGAGGACGAGGGCGGCACCGGAACGGTCAAGCTCATCGACTTCGGCCTGTCCAAGCTGCGCGGGGAAACGCCTGTCCGGCACAAGGGCATGGTGGTGGGGTCGCCCTATTACACCGCGCCCGAGCAGGAGGCGGACCCGGACGCGGCAGACGCCCGCTCGGACATTTTCTCCGTGGGCGTGACCCTCTTCCGCATGCTCACCGGCATGCTCCCCGGCGAGGGGGCAAAGCGCCGGTCCGTCTGCGACATCCACGGCGACCTCGACTGCGGATGGGACGATTTCTTTGACCGCGCCCTGGCCCCGGCCCCGGCGGACCGGTTTTCGGATGCCATGGACATGATCAAAGCCGTTGACCGGCTGGAGGCGGACTGGCGGGCGAAGAAGGACGCCACCTGCTCGGCGGCGGACCTTTTGTTCGAGCCGGAGCGCCACGCCCCGGACTGGCGGCCCCGCTCCGAACCCATCAAGGTGAATTCCAAGTCAGCCCGCGCCTACTTCGACCTGGACGAGCTGTGGCGGCCCAACGAGTACGGGTTCGCCCGCTTCGAGGACAGGGGCGACGGCGTGGTCCGCGACACGGTCACCGGCCTGGCCTGGGAAAAGTTCGGCTCCCGCTACCCCCTGACCTGGGAGCGCGCCCACGCCCATGTGGCCCGGCTGAACAGGAACGGATACGCGGGCCGGTCGGACTGGCGGCTGCCCACCGTCGACGAGCTGACCACGCTCTTCACGGGCCGCACCGAGCCGGGCGAGTTCTGCATGGAACCCGCCTTTGACCCGCGCAAGTCCCGCCTCTGGTCGGCCGACGCCAAGGCGTTCACCGCGGCCTGGTACGCTGACGCCGAACTCGGTTTCGTCTGGTGGCAGGACCGCACCTGCCGGTTCTTTGCAAGGGCGGTGTGCGGGGCCTGA
- the acs gene encoding acetate--CoA ligase, with protein MSEEKKIESMQKEGQIFQPDTSMQAQAWVKDMDAYKAANERALNDPEGYWGDRANELLDWFKPFDKVLEADYDKPEFKWYEGGKTNVAYNCLDRHLKNGRRNKAAIVWQGEPEEDTKVYTYQMLHTEVCRFANVLKKKGVRKGDRVSIYMPMIPELAIAMLACARIGAPHSIVFAGFSSIALQSRIEDADAKVLVTADAVLRAGKTIPLKPNADEALKDCPSVEQCIVVKRGGNDVDMVEGRDSWWHDEMAAEDITSNCPCEEMESEDPLIILYTSGSTGKPKGVLHSTAGYHTYVAHTTQYVFDVKDDDVYWCTADIGWITGHSYIVYGPLALGATSVMFEGVPSYPKPDRFWQIVDKFKVNIFYTAPTVIRALMREGEEWTKKYDLSSLRLLGSVGEPINPEAWLWYHNNIGGGRLPIVDTWWQTETGGIMISALPYATPLKPGSATLPLPGISAKIVRRDGSPAAANEGGHLIIDKPWPGMLRNVWGNPERYKSTYFAGFPGAYEAGDGARVDEDGYFWIMGRLDDVINVSGHRMGTAEIESALVAHQDVAEAAVVGMPHEIKGETIYAYVTLKSGIEPTDDMIKELKVWVRKEIGPIATPEFIQFADGLPKTRSGKIMRRVLRKIVEGSDEFGDTSTLADPSVVTDLVEGNKDLVG; from the coding sequence ATGAGCGAAGAGAAAAAAATCGAAAGCATGCAAAAAGAGGGGCAGATTTTCCAGCCGGACACCTCCATGCAGGCCCAGGCCTGGGTCAAGGACATGGATGCCTACAAGGCTGCCAACGAAAGGGCGCTCAACGACCCCGAAGGGTACTGGGGCGACCGCGCCAATGAACTGTTGGATTGGTTCAAGCCTTTCGACAAGGTTCTCGAAGCCGACTACGACAAGCCCGAATTCAAGTGGTACGAGGGCGGCAAGACCAACGTGGCCTACAACTGCCTGGACCGCCACCTGAAGAACGGCCGCCGCAACAAGGCCGCCATCGTCTGGCAGGGCGAGCCCGAAGAGGACACCAAGGTCTACACCTATCAGATGCTGCACACCGAGGTCTGCCGCTTCGCCAACGTTCTCAAGAAGAAGGGCGTCAGGAAGGGCGACCGGGTTTCCATCTACATGCCCATGATCCCCGAGCTGGCCATCGCCATGCTCGCCTGCGCCCGCATCGGCGCACCTCACTCCATCGTCTTCGCCGGTTTCTCCTCCATCGCCCTCCAGTCGCGCATCGAGGACGCCGACGCCAAGGTGTTGGTCACCGCCGACGCCGTCCTGCGCGCAGGCAAGACCATCCCGCTCAAGCCCAACGCCGACGAGGCCCTCAAGGACTGCCCCTCCGTGGAGCAGTGCATCGTGGTCAAGCGCGGCGGCAACGACGTCGACATGGTCGAAGGCCGCGACTCCTGGTGGCATGACGAGATGGCCGCCGAGGACATCACCTCCAATTGCCCCTGCGAGGAGATGGAATCCGAAGATCCCCTGATCATTCTTTACACCTCCGGTTCCACCGGCAAGCCCAAGGGCGTGCTGCACTCCACCGCCGGCTACCACACCTATGTGGCCCACACCACCCAGTACGTGTTCGACGTGAAGGACGACGACGTCTACTGGTGCACGGCCGACATCGGCTGGATCACCGGCCATTCCTACATCGTGTACGGCCCGCTGGCGCTGGGCGCCACCTCGGTCATGTTCGAGGGCGTGCCGAGCTATCCCAAGCCGGACCGCTTCTGGCAGATCGTGGACAAGTTCAAGGTCAACATCTTCTACACCGCGCCGACCGTCATCCGCGCCCTCATGCGTGAAGGCGAGGAATGGACCAAAAAATACGACCTTTCCTCCCTGCGCCTGCTCGGTTCGGTGGGCGAGCCCATCAACCCGGAAGCCTGGCTCTGGTATCACAACAACATCGGCGGCGGCAGGCTGCCCATCGTGGACACCTGGTGGCAGACCGAGACCGGCGGGATCATGATTTCCGCCCTGCCTTACGCCACCCCGCTCAAGCCCGGCTCGGCCACCCTGCCGCTGCCCGGCATCTCCGCCAAGATCGTTCGCCGCGACGGTTCGCCCGCCGCCGCCAACGAGGGCGGCCACCTGATCATCGACAAGCCGTGGCCCGGCATGCTCCGCAACGTCTGGGGCAACCCCGAGCGCTACAAGTCCACCTACTTCGCCGGGTTCCCCGGAGCCTACGAGGCCGGTGACGGCGCGCGCGTCGACGAGGACGGCTACTTCTGGATCATGGGTCGGCTGGACGACGTCATCAACGTGTCCGGCCACCGCATGGGCACCGCAGAGATCGAGTCCGCCCTGGTGGCGCACCAGGACGTGGCCGAGGCCGCGGTTGTGGGCATGCCCCACGAGATCAAGGGCGAGACCATCTACGCCTACGTCACCCTCAAGTCCGGCATCGAGCCGACCGACGACATGATCAAGGAGCTCAAGGTCTGGGTGCGCAAGGAGATCGGTCCCATCGCCACCCCCGAGTTCATCCAGTTCGCCGACGGGCTGCCCAAGACCCGGTCCGGCAAGATCATGCGCCGCGTGCTGCGCAAGATCGTCGAGGGTTCCGACGAGTTCGGCGACACCTCCACCCTGGCCGATCCGTCCGTGGTCACCGATCTGGTGGAAGGCAACAAGGACCTGGTCGGTTAA